TCCCAGCCCAACCGCCACAACCACCTGCCGAGCCGGTAACGGCCTCGGGCGGCGCGCTCGACGGCCCCCCACTCGGCGAGATTCGCGAGCATGCGGTGCACCGTCCCCGGTGGGAGTTCGGTGCGAGCGCACAACGAACCGATGGTCTGTTCCGGCTCGTCACCGGTGAAGCATTCGAGGATGTCGAACGCACGTCCCAGAACGGAGCGGCGGCGCGGGTCGGCGGTGACCGGGGCCATGTCCCATACCTCCAAAAATGGAATGGCATTCAGGTATTTGGAACGAGGCGATCGTAAGTCGGCCCCCCCCCCGACCCGGCACAAGCCTCATTCGCGAGCCATTCCTCGCCCGGTCGTCGGCGTCCGTTCCGCCCGACGCCACGCCATGTCGCCGCTTCACCGCCACCGCGCTAGCGTCCCGTCCAGCGCGGCTCCCGCTTTTCCAGAAATGCTCGTGCGCCCTCCTTCTGGTCCTCGGAGGAATAGACGTCCGGTCCGATGTCGAGCCGAATGGCGGCATGCGGGTCCATGCCCTCGGTGCGGCGGTAGGTGAGTTTGAGTCGCTGCAACGACAACGGCGCCGCGGCGGTGATCTCCTTCAGGAGGTCGTTGGCGGTCTCCCACAACGCGTCGGCCGGGGCGAGTCGGTTGATCAACCCCCACCGAAGGGCCTCGGAGGTGTCGACGCGGCGTCCGGTGTAGAGCCACTCCATGGCGATACCGGGCGGAACCATGCGCGGCAGCGCCACCGAGGCGTAGTGGGCGCCGCGACCGCGCCTCGACTCGGGAACGGCGAAGTGTACTCCCTCGGCCACGACCCGAAGATCGCAGGCGAGCGCCAGCTCGAACCCTCCGGCCACGGCCGGGCCGTTGACGACCGCGACCGTCGGTTTGCGACTGTCTACAAGCACCTCGAACAGACTGCGGTATCGGTTGTGCAGAGGGCCGTACCACGTCTCGCCCCGATCCGCGCGTTCCCGCGCCTCGGTCAGGTCCGCTCCGGAGCAGAACGCCGTACCGGCACCGGTGATCGCCACCGCGTACACCTCCGGATCGTGGTCGGCTTCGATGATCGCGTCCACCAACGCGTCGTTGAGGGCCCGGTTCAGCGCGTTGCGCCGGTCGGGCCGGTTGAGCGTCAGGATTCGAACGCGGCCGCGGGTCTCCACCCGCAGGACGGGGTCGTTCACGGGATCGTTCTCCTCGTCGTGTCGTCGGTTCGGACGGCTCGCTTCTCACCAGTACGACGGCGCCTGTCCGCGCACCGTCACCCACTGCCGTTCGGTGAACGCGTCGAGATTCACCGCGTGGCCGCCGTGCCGGGCCCCGTTGCCGGACGCGCCGACTCCGCCGAACGGAGCCACCGGTTCGTCGTTGATCGTCTGGTCGTTCACGTGGACCAGCCCGGCCGGGACCCGTTCCGCCACGGCCAACGCACGCAGGGCGTCCCGGCCGAAGACGCTCACCGCCAGGCCGTAGGCCGAGTCGGAGGCCAGCTCGACGGCCTCGTCCACGTCGGAGAAGGTCACCACGGGCGCGACGGGGCCGAAGACCTCCTCGCGATACGCCGGGGCGTCGAGGGGGACGTCGGCCAGCACGGTCGGCCGGTAGAACGGGCCGTCGTACGTACCTCCGGTGACCAGCCGCGCTCCGACGTCGACGCTGCGGGTCACCAGGTCGTGGACCCTCGTGCACTGGGCCTCGTCGATGAGCGGCCCGATCTCGGCGTCGCTGCGGGCCGGATCGCCCGAGCGCAGCGACTCGGCCCGGCGGGCCAGCGC
The window above is part of the Saccharomonospora glauca K62 genome. Proteins encoded here:
- a CDS encoding enoyl-CoA hydratase/isomerase family protein, giving the protein MNDPVLRVETRGRVRILTLNRPDRRNALNRALNDALVDAIIEADHDPEVYAVAITGAGTAFCSGADLTEARERADRGETWYGPLHNRYRSLFEVLVDSRKPTVAVVNGPAVAGGFELALACDLRVVAEGVHFAVPESRRGRGAHYASVALPRMVPPGIAMEWLYTGRRVDTSEALRWGLINRLAPADALWETANDLLKEITAAAPLSLQRLKLTYRRTEGMDPHAAIRLDIGPDVYSSEDQKEGARAFLEKREPRWTGR